In the genome of Chryseobacterium oryzae, one region contains:
- a CDS encoding LNS2 domain-containing protein: MELEYIEHISPILKDGTKNYLIDIDGTITDDVPNEEPERMVTCEPYPDALATINKWYDEGHQICFFTSRTENLKQITIDWLDKHGFKYHSVLCGKPRGGNYHWIDNHLVRATRYKGKFTDLVEKQVTIEVFKD, translated from the coding sequence ATGGAACTGGAATATATTGAGCATATCAGTCCGATTCTCAAGGACGGAACTAAAAATTATCTTATAGATATAGACGGTACAATTACGGATGATGTTCCCAATGAAGAACCTGAAAGAATGGTCACTTGCGAACCTTATCCAGATGCATTGGCAACCATTAATAAATGGTATGATGAAGGTCACCAGATTTGCTTTTTTACTTCTCGCACAGAAAATTTAAAGCAGATTACGATCGACTGGCTCGATAAGCATGGCTTCAAATACCATAGTGTATTATGCGGAAAACCAAGAGGAGGAAATTATCACTGGATAGATAACCACCTTGTAAGAGCTACCAGATACAAAGGAAAATTTACAGATTTGGTAGAAAAACAAGTAACCATTGAAGTTTTTAAAGATTAA
- a CDS encoding acyl-CoA thioesterase: protein MENKPVTFQFISEPSDVNYGGNVHGGSVMKWIDQAGYACATTWSGNYSVTVYVGGIRFYDPIKIGEIVKVEAQVIYTGSSSMHISINVFSRNLKQPNFDKKTHCIIVFVAVDENGKKLPVPKWIPETEEEKQKEKYAIRLMELRTQIEDEMKPFL from the coding sequence ATGGAAAACAAACCGGTTACCTTTCAGTTTATCTCAGAACCTTCAGATGTAAATTATGGAGGAAATGTACATGGCGGAAGTGTAATGAAATGGATTGATCAGGCAGGTTACGCCTGTGCAACAACATGGAGCGGAAATTATTCTGTAACCGTTTATGTTGGCGGAATACGCTTTTACGATCCTATAAAAATTGGAGAAATCGTTAAAGTTGAAGCTCAGGTAATTTATACAGGATCTTCGAGTATGCATATATCGATTAATGTATTTTCCAGAAACCTGAAACAGCCTAATTTCGATAAAAAAACACATTGCATTATCGTTTTTGTCGCAGTAGATGAAAATGGAAAGAAACTTCCTGTTCCAAAATGGATTCCTGAAACCGAAGAGGAAAAACAGAAAGAAAAATACGCCATTCGCCTCATGGAACTGAGAACTCAGATTGAAGACGAAATGAAGCCATTTTTATAA
- the prmC gene encoding peptide chain release factor N(5)-glutamine methyltransferase has protein sequence MKFKEIKAIFSQQLSDLYSESESNFMFQIFAEKILDLNAFQQRQFLNEEISEKNKEKFLEIISELKTGKPYQQILGETEFYGMKIFVDKNVLIPRPETEELLEFAIKTIQNTDFSAHNFKILDIGTGSGIIPLVLKKHFPSAEIISIDFSEKALEIAKKNAEYHHLNINFIHADYLNLHLDQNFEVIISNPPYIGIDEETEIEDSVKEFEPKMALFSPTSDPLIFYRKIAQDSNHHLIKNGLVFLEINQKLGKETLALYQNNFSNAELIQDLSGNDRFIFAVK, from the coding sequence ATGAAATTCAAGGAAATAAAGGCAATTTTTTCGCAGCAACTTTCAGATTTATATTCGGAATCTGAAAGTAATTTTATGTTTCAGATTTTTGCGGAAAAGATTTTAGATTTAAATGCATTTCAGCAAAGACAATTCCTCAATGAAGAAATTTCCGAAAAAAATAAAGAAAAATTTCTCGAAATTATTTCAGAATTAAAAACAGGAAAACCTTACCAACAAATCTTAGGAGAAACAGAATTTTACGGAATGAAAATTTTTGTTGATAAAAATGTTTTAATTCCACGCCCAGAAACCGAAGAACTTCTGGAGTTTGCCATAAAAACAATCCAAAACACTGATTTTTCTGCTCATAATTTTAAAATATTAGATATCGGAACGGGCAGCGGAATTATTCCTTTAGTTTTAAAAAAACATTTTCCTAGTGCCGAAATAATTTCTATTGATTTTTCAGAAAAAGCCTTAGAAATAGCGAAAAAAAATGCCGAATACCATCATTTAAACATCAATTTTATCCATGCAGATTATCTGAATTTACATTTAGATCAAAATTTCGAGGTAATTATCTCCAATCCGCCTTACATCGGAATAGATGAAGAAACCGAAATTGAAGATTCTGTAAAAGAATTCGAACCCAAAATGGCATTGTTTTCACCAACTTCCGATCCGCTTATTTTTTACAGAAAAATCGCACAAGACAGCAATCATCACCTCATCAAAAACGGACTTGTTTTTTTAGAAATCAATCAAAAATTAGGTAAGGAAACTTTAGCTTTGTATCAAAATAATTTCAGCAACGCAGAACTTATTCAGGATTTAAGCGGAAATGACCGTTTTATTTTCGCCGTAAAGTAA
- the rimO gene encoding 30S ribosomal protein S12 methylthiotransferase RimO, with protein MRTKSVGKKKINIVTLGCSKNVYDSEVLMSQLKANGKEVVHEDKGDIVVINTCGFIDNAKEESINTILDYVEAKNRGEVEKVFVTGCLSERYKPDLVKEIPDVDQYFGTRDLPILLKHLGADYKHELVGERLTTTPKHYAYLKISEGCDRPCSFCAIPLMRGGHVSTSIEKLVLEAQKLAKVGVKELILIAQDLTYYGLDIYKKRALADLLKELVKVEGIEWIRLHYAFPSGFPEDVLDIIREEPKVCNYIDIPLQHINSDLLKSMKRGTTHEKTDALLGKFREKVPDMAIRTTLIVGYPGETEEIFQELKDWVKEQKFDRLGCFTYSHEENTTAYVLEDNIPQEVKEARVEEIMELQSQISWEKNQAKIGEIYRCIFDRKEGNYFVGRTEYDSPDVDNTVLISAENTYISIGEFANVKITSAEEFDLYGELV; from the coding sequence ATGCGCACAAAATCTGTAGGAAAGAAAAAAATAAATATCGTAACATTGGGTTGCTCCAAAAATGTCTATGATTCTGAGGTACTGATGAGCCAGCTGAAAGCCAATGGAAAAGAAGTTGTGCATGAAGATAAAGGAGATATTGTAGTCATCAATACCTGTGGTTTTATAGATAATGCTAAAGAAGAATCTATTAATACCATTTTAGATTATGTTGAAGCAAAAAATAGGGGAGAAGTAGAGAAAGTTTTCGTTACAGGATGTCTTTCAGAAAGATATAAGCCGGATTTGGTAAAAGAAATTCCAGATGTAGACCAATATTTCGGGACTAGAGATTTGCCTATTTTATTAAAGCATTTGGGAGCAGATTATAAGCACGAATTAGTTGGAGAAAGGCTTACTACAACACCAAAGCATTATGCCTACCTTAAAATTTCTGAAGGATGCGACAGACCATGTTCTTTTTGCGCAATACCTTTAATGAGAGGCGGTCATGTTTCTACATCTATTGAAAAACTGGTTCTGGAAGCACAGAAGTTAGCCAAAGTTGGGGTAAAAGAACTTATTCTTATTGCACAAGATCTTACTTATTACGGACTGGATATTTACAAAAAAAGAGCTTTGGCAGACCTTCTTAAGGAGTTGGTAAAAGTAGAAGGAATTGAGTGGATTCGTCTGCATTATGCATTTCCGAGCGGTTTTCCGGAAGATGTATTAGATATTATTCGCGAAGAACCAAAGGTTTGTAATTATATTGATATTCCTTTGCAACACATCAATTCAGATTTGTTGAAATCGATGAAAAGAGGAACTACTCACGAAAAAACAGATGCTCTTTTGGGTAAATTCAGAGAAAAAGTTCCGGATATGGCGATCAGAACTACTTTAATTGTTGGTTATCCTGGAGAAACTGAAGAAATATTTCAGGAACTGAAAGATTGGGTAAAAGAACAGAAATTTGACAGATTAGGTTGCTTCACGTATTCTCACGAAGAAAATACAACAGCGTATGTGTTGGAAGATAATATTCCGCAGGAAGTAAAAGAAGCCAGAGTAGAAGAGATTATGGAGTTGCAGTCGCAGATTTCATGGGAAAAGAATCAAGCAAAGATTGGTGAGATTTACAGATGTATTTTCGATCGTAAAGAAGGTAACTATTTCGTAGGACGCACCGAATACGATTCTCCGGATGTAGATAATACCGTACTTATTTCTGCCGAAAATACTTATATTTCTATTGGCGAATTTGCCAACGTGAAGATTACTTCTGCAGAGGAATTCGACCTTTACGGAGAATTGGTTTAA
- the mscL gene encoding large conductance mechanosensitive channel protein MscL encodes MGIVKEFKEFAIKGNAFDLAVGVIIGGAFGKIVTSIIDDLIMPIVAAIVGKPDFSSIYFAMGKGAENIPAGATLAKAKEIAPDAAIFAYGNFITVAINFLLLALVVFMLVKTINKMKKAEVAEAPAPAPTATEQLLAEIRDELKKK; translated from the coding sequence ATGGGAATTGTAAAAGAGTTTAAGGAATTTGCAATCAAAGGCAATGCTTTTGATTTAGCAGTGGGTGTTATCATCGGAGGTGCATTTGGTAAAATTGTAACCAGTATTATCGATGATTTAATCATGCCAATTGTTGCTGCAATTGTAGGAAAACCAGACTTCAGCAGCATTTATTTTGCAATGGGAAAAGGTGCAGAAAATATTCCTGCAGGTGCAACACTTGCAAAAGCTAAAGAAATTGCTCCTGATGCAGCTATTTTTGCTTACGGAAATTTTATAACTGTTGCGATCAACTTTTTATTGTTGGCATTGGTTGTATTTATGCTTGTAAAAACCATCAATAAAATGAAAAAAGCAGAAGTTGCAGAAGCACCAGCTCCGGCTCCAACTGCAACAGAACAATTACTTGCTGAAATTCGTGATGAATTGAAGAAAAAATAA
- the idi gene encoding isopentenyl-diphosphate Delta-isomerase, with amino-acid sequence MEEMVVLVNPNDEILGLMEKQQAHLNGLLHRAFSVFLFNEKGDMLLQKRASGKYHSPLKWTNAVCSHPKSGETYLEGAQRRLREELGINADISEKFHFIYKADVGNGLWEHELDYVFTGIYDSEFNLNTEEVEEVRFISPKNLDREISENPEHFTEWFKIILEEYKHHFKHK; translated from the coding sequence ATGGAAGAAATGGTAGTACTGGTAAATCCTAATGATGAAATTTTAGGTTTAATGGAAAAACAACAGGCACATCTCAATGGCTTGCTTCATCGTGCTTTTTCGGTATTTTTATTCAACGAAAAAGGCGATATGCTTTTGCAGAAGCGTGCTTCAGGAAAATATCATTCTCCGTTAAAATGGACCAATGCCGTATGTTCTCATCCAAAATCGGGAGAAACTTATCTGGAAGGAGCACAGAGAAGACTTAGAGAAGAGTTGGGAATAAATGCCGATATTTCGGAGAAATTTCATTTTATTTACAAGGCAGATGTTGGAAATGGTTTATGGGAACACGAACTGGATTATGTTTTTACCGGAATTTACGATTCTGAATTTAACCTTAATACCGAGGAAGTAGAAGAAGTTCGGTTTATTTCTCCTAAAAATTTAGATCGAGAAATATCCGAAAATCCTGAACATTTTACAGAATGGTTCAAAATTATTCTTGAAGAATACAAACATCATTTTAAACACAAATGA
- a CDS encoding NAD(P)H-hydrate dehydratase, with product MKIFSAELIRKADLFTIENEPISSVNLMERAAISCAEWISINFKLNTKFAIFCGNGNNGGDGFAIARLLYSKGFNVQVYADEKTNNFSDDALVNLKRLKNINEIQLKDFDEFEKMTLESNVIIIDALFGTGLSRKLEGKYQKLVEDLNKIKNTKISIDIPSGMFADIMNEENDVIFKSDVTLSFQFWKKAFLHPESGNFAGKVIVLDIQLSEDFIFKTPSDDFVIDDELINGIFKPRKEFSHKGTYGKSILIGGSYGKIGAISLAVKSALKAGSGLTFALAPKCGVEILQTLAPEAMFIEGGEKNVTEINIVDDAIYGIGPGLDTDLLTAKALIQFLKNYSKPLILDADGLNILAQNPENLQNIPSRSIITPHPKEFERLFGKTQNSFERLDLAKNKAEELDIYIVLKDHHTQVITPEKKVFYNITGNSGLAKGGSGDILTGIITSLLAQKYSEEEAGILGVWLHGKAADFAAEKYSKESTQPTDVISELGNVFLELNKKATTWL from the coding sequence ATGAAAATTTTTTCAGCAGAATTAATCAGAAAAGCAGACTTATTCACTATAGAAAACGAACCCATTTCATCAGTTAATTTAATGGAAAGGGCAGCAATAAGCTGTGCAGAATGGATTTCTATCAATTTTAAGCTGAATACAAAATTTGCAATATTTTGTGGCAATGGTAATAATGGAGGCGATGGCTTTGCTATTGCAAGATTACTTTACTCTAAAGGTTTTAATGTTCAGGTTTATGCAGATGAGAAAACAAATAATTTTTCTGACGATGCTTTAGTAAATTTAAAGAGGCTGAAAAATATTAATGAAATTCAACTCAAAGATTTTGATGAATTTGAAAAAATGACGTTAGAAAGTAATGTTATTATTATAGATGCCCTTTTCGGAACAGGTTTGTCGAGAAAACTTGAAGGGAAATATCAGAAACTGGTTGAAGATTTAAACAAGATAAAAAACACTAAGATATCAATAGATATTCCCTCCGGAATGTTTGCGGATATAATGAATGAAGAAAATGATGTGATTTTTAAATCTGATGTTACTTTAAGTTTTCAGTTTTGGAAAAAAGCATTTTTACATCCCGAATCGGGCAATTTTGCTGGAAAAGTTATTGTTTTGGACATCCAATTAAGCGAAGATTTCATCTTTAAAACTCCAAGTGATGATTTTGTAATAGATGACGAGTTAATCAATGGTATATTCAAGCCAAGAAAAGAATTTTCTCATAAAGGTACGTATGGAAAATCTATTCTGATTGGCGGAAGTTACGGTAAAATAGGAGCTATTTCTCTCGCTGTAAAATCGGCTTTAAAAGCTGGTTCAGGTCTTACTTTTGCTCTTGCTCCGAAATGTGGAGTTGAAATTTTACAGACTCTTGCTCCAGAAGCAATGTTTATAGAAGGAGGAGAGAAAAATGTTACCGAAATAAATATTGTTGATGATGCAATCTATGGAATAGGCCCTGGTCTTGATACCGATTTGTTAACAGCTAAAGCATTGATTCAGTTTCTGAAAAATTATTCTAAACCTTTAATTTTAGATGCAGATGGATTAAATATTCTGGCTCAAAACCCTGAAAATCTTCAAAATATTCCTTCAAGATCTATTATTACGCCGCATCCCAAAGAATTTGAGAGGCTTTTTGGGAAAACTCAAAATTCTTTTGAGAGGTTAGATTTGGCAAAAAATAAAGCCGAAGAACTAGATATTTATATTGTGCTCAAAGATCATCATACTCAGGTAATAACACCAGAAAAAAAGGTTTTTTATAATATTACAGGAAATTCCGGATTGGCAAAGGGAGGCAGTGGAGATATTTTAACGGGCATTATCACTTCACTTTTAGCACAAAAATATTCTGAGGAAGAAGCAGGCATTTTAGGAGTCTGGCTTCATGGAAAAGCAGCCGATTTTGCTGCTGAAAAGTATTCTAAAGAATCTACGCAGCCAACCGATGTAATTTCGGAATTGGGAAATGTTTTTCTGGAACTCAATAAAAAAGCCACAACTTGGTTGTGA
- the lgt gene encoding prolipoprotein diacylglyceryl transferase → MSLKTSYKIWDPSVGIQLGPFTLHFYSLMFVFAFGFGYMLMKKIFDIDHVNQKYLDPLFTWTLIGTILGARLGHVIFYQPELFKQDFLSVFLPIRTKPEFEFTGFSGLASHGATIALILTTLYYSFKIIKKNPFWVYDRLGIVVALGGAFVRMGNFFNSEIVGKPADPNSPFAILFPQMSDEYGVTVPRFPGQLFEATGYVLLFVLLWFLYRKTDKKYQQGWLFGLFFIILWAIRFFVEFLKEPQGKEFISIAGLNTGQVLSIPFMIAGVIIMIYSKKMKITEAENAKPE, encoded by the coding sequence ATTTCTTTAAAAACCAGCTACAAAATTTGGGATCCTTCCGTAGGAATACAATTAGGACCTTTTACACTGCATTTCTACAGTCTTATGTTTGTTTTTGCATTCGGTTTCGGATATATGCTGATGAAAAAAATATTTGATATCGACCACGTAAACCAAAAATATTTGGATCCTCTTTTTACATGGACTTTAATAGGAACCATTCTAGGAGCAAGATTAGGACACGTAATTTTTTATCAGCCAGAGCTTTTCAAACAAGATTTTTTAAGTGTATTTCTACCGATAAGAACAAAACCGGAATTTGAATTTACAGGGTTTTCAGGGTTGGCAAGTCATGGGGCAACCATTGCGTTAATTTTAACTACGCTTTATTATTCATTTAAGATCATCAAGAAAAATCCTTTTTGGGTTTACGATAGATTAGGAATTGTAGTTGCTTTAGGAGGTGCTTTTGTAAGAATGGGAAATTTTTTCAATTCTGAAATTGTAGGTAAACCTGCAGATCCCAATTCACCGTTTGCCATACTTTTCCCGCAGATGAGTGATGAATACGGAGTTACTGTCCCAAGATTCCCAGGACAGTTATTTGAAGCCACCGGATATGTATTATTATTCGTTCTTTTATGGTTTTTGTACAGAAAAACAGACAAAAAATACCAACAGGGATGGCTTTTCGGATTGTTCTTTATTATCCTTTGGGCAATAAGATTTTTTGTTGAATTTTTAAAAGAACCTCAAGGAAAAGAATTCATTTCTATTGCTGGACTGAATACGGGACAGGTATTATCTATCCCTTTCATGATTGCGGGAGTTATCATCATGATTTACTCTAAAAAAATGAAAATTACAGAAGCAGAAAATGCTAAACCCGAATAA
- the yidD gene encoding membrane protein insertion efficiency factor YidD yields the protein MKQKFNKIITFPLVILIRFYQWFISPLLPKSCRYEPTCSHYMVEALQVHGIFKGFWLGAKRISKCHPWGGSGYDPVPHKKN from the coding sequence TTGAAACAAAAATTCAACAAAATAATCACTTTTCCTCTGGTAATTCTCATCAGGTTTTATCAGTGGTTTATCTCGCCTTTACTTCCCAAAAGCTGTCGGTATGAACCCACCTGTTCCCATTATATGGTAGAAGCTTTGCAGGTTCATGGGATTTTTAAAGGGTTTTGGCTGGGTGCGAAGAGAATTTCAAAATGTCATCCATGGGGAGGAAGCGGTTATGATCCTGTTCCTCATAAAAAAAATTAA
- the gcvT gene encoding glycine cleavage system aminomethyltransferase GcvT, whose translation MKKTALYDKHVSLGAKIVPFAGFEMPVQYSGVTEEHFAVREKAGLFDVSHMGQFFIEGAGAKDLLQYVTTNNVDTLENGKAQYSCLPNENGGIVDDLIVYKMADEKYFVVVNASNIEKDWDHISKYNTFGAKMTNASDEMSLLAVQGPKATEILQKLTETNLSEIPYYHFTVGSVAGVNDIIISNTGYTGSGGFEIYFKNESAEKLWDAIIEAGKEEGIIPCGLAARDTLRLEKGFCLYGNDIDDITSPIEAGLGWITKFDKDFVSKETFAKQKEEGVTRKLVGFELTDKGVPRHDYPVVDAEGKVIGKVTSGTQSPMKKVGLGLAYVDKPHFKLGSEIFIQVRNKNIPAKVVKAPFV comes from the coding sequence ATGAAAAAAACAGCTTTATATGACAAGCACGTTTCTTTGGGAGCGAAAATAGTACCATTTGCAGGATTTGAAATGCCTGTACAATATTCCGGAGTAACAGAAGAGCATTTTGCAGTAAGAGAAAAGGCAGGGTTGTTTGATGTTTCTCACATGGGACAGTTCTTTATTGAAGGAGCTGGTGCAAAAGATCTTTTGCAATATGTAACTACCAATAATGTAGATACTTTGGAAAACGGAAAAGCTCAGTATTCTTGTCTTCCGAACGAAAATGGAGGTATTGTAGACGATCTTATCGTTTACAAAATGGCAGACGAAAAATATTTCGTGGTCGTAAATGCTTCTAACATCGAGAAAGACTGGGATCATATCTCAAAATACAACACTTTCGGAGCAAAAATGACCAATGCATCAGACGAGATGTCTTTATTGGCTGTTCAGGGACCAAAAGCTACCGAAATTCTTCAGAAATTAACCGAAACAAATCTTTCAGAAATCCCTTATTATCACTTTACAGTCGGTTCTGTGGCGGGTGTAAACGATATCATTATTTCTAATACCGGTTATACAGGAAGTGGAGGTTTTGAAATTTATTTCAAAAACGAATCTGCAGAAAAACTTTGGGATGCTATTATTGAAGCAGGAAAAGAAGAAGGAATTATCCCTTGCGGACTTGCTGCAAGAGATACTTTGAGATTGGAGAAAGGATTTTGCCTTTACGGAAACGACATCGACGATATTACTTCTCCAATAGAAGCAGGTTTGGGATGGATTACCAAATTCGATAAAGATTTCGTCTCTAAAGAAACTTTCGCTAAGCAAAAAGAAGAAGGTGTAACAAGAAAATTAGTGGGATTCGAACTTACCGATAAAGGAGTTCCTAGACACGATTATCCTGTTGTAGATGCAGAAGGAAAGGTTATAGGAAAAGTAACTTCAGGAACTCAATCTCCAATGAAAAAAGTAGGTTTAGGATTGGCTTACGTAGATAAACCTCACTTTAAACTAGGTTCCGAAATTTTTATTCAGGTAAGAAATAAAAATATCCCTGCAAAAGTGGTAAAAGCTCCTTTCGTGTAA
- a CDS encoding replication-associated recombination protein A has protein sequence MAQNIPLAERLRPKTLDEVLGQEHLTGEKGTIRKMLENDTLNSLILWGPPGTGKTTLAEIISEQSGRKFFKLSAVSSGVKDVRDVIEDAKKQNLFSGKSPILFIDEIHRFNKSQQDSLLHAVEKGWVVLIGATTENPSFEVVSALLSRSQVYILKALSYEKLEELIDIAVTKFNNDENSRFLIKDKAAFIQYSGGDGRKLINSVELVLNQFKNSGKNEIDNEDVMSVLQETMALYDKNGEQHYDIISAFIKSMRGSDPNGAVYWLARMIAGGEDIKFIARRMLILASEDIGLANPNALIMANNCFQAINVIGNPEARILLSETAIYLAVSPKSNSAYAAINEALAFVKKTGNLPVPLHLRNAPTKLMKDLDYGKDYKYAHSYDGNFVDQDFLPEEIKEVKFYQPGNNATEKKIYDELKKKWQNKYE, from the coding sequence TTGGCTCAGAATATACCTTTAGCAGAACGATTACGACCAAAAACTTTGGATGAGGTTTTGGGGCAGGAACATCTTACCGGAGAAAAAGGTACAATTAGAAAAATGCTGGAAAATGATACCCTAAATTCTCTTATTCTATGGGGTCCGCCGGGAACAGGTAAAACCACTTTGGCTGAAATTATTTCTGAACAATCGGGGAGAAAATTTTTTAAACTTTCTGCAGTTTCTTCAGGCGTTAAAGATGTTCGGGATGTAATTGAAGATGCCAAAAAACAAAATCTTTTTTCCGGAAAATCGCCCATTCTTTTTATTGATGAGATTCACCGTTTCAATAAATCTCAGCAAGATTCTTTGCTTCATGCAGTAGAAAAAGGTTGGGTTGTTTTAATCGGTGCAACTACAGAAAATCCGAGTTTTGAAGTGGTGTCTGCATTGCTTTCCAGAAGTCAGGTTTATATTTTGAAAGCATTAAGCTACGAGAAATTGGAAGAACTGATTGATATTGCCGTTACAAAATTCAATAATGATGAAAATTCTCGTTTTCTCATTAAAGATAAAGCTGCATTTATACAATATTCGGGTGGTGATGGCAGAAAACTGATAAATTCTGTTGAGCTGGTTCTTAATCAGTTTAAAAATTCTGGCAAAAATGAGATTGATAATGAAGATGTTATGTCTGTGCTTCAAGAAACAATGGCATTGTATGATAAAAATGGAGAACAGCATTATGATATTATTTCGGCATTCATAAAATCTATGAGAGGCAGCGATCCCAACGGAGCTGTATATTGGCTTGCCAGAATGATTGCCGGAGGTGAAGATATTAAATTTATCGCCCGAAGAATGCTAATTTTGGCCTCTGAAGATATTGGTTTGGCAAATCCGAATGCACTTATAATGGCTAACAATTGTTTTCAGGCAATTAATGTTATCGGAAATCCTGAAGCAAGAATTTTACTGAGCGAAACTGCAATTTATCTGGCGGTTTCACCTAAAAGCAATTCTGCTTATGCAGCCATTAATGAAGCTTTGGCGTTTGTAAAGAAGACAGGAAATCTTCCGGTTCCGTTGCATCTTAGAAATGCTCCAACCAAGCTGATGAAAGATTTAGACTACGGAAAAGATTATAAATATGCACACTCTTACGATGGCAATTTTGTGGATCAGGATTTTTTACCTGAAGAAATAAAAGAAGTGAAATTTTATCAACCCGGAAATAATGCTACCGAAAAAAAGATTTATGACGAGTTGAAGAAGAAATGGCAAAATAAGTACGAGTAA
- a CDS encoding arsenate reductase family protein, with amino-acid sequence MKKVFYLNTCDTCRKILTQFDLTDWELREIKKQPITVEELEEMYKQTKSYEALFSKKSTQIKLRGLNVKALTENDFKDLLLDHYTFLKRPVFITDNAIFLGNDKKNVEALKVLLSYH; translated from the coding sequence ATGAAAAAAGTATTTTATCTGAATACCTGTGATACCTGCAGGAAAATTTTAACCCAATTTGATCTTACAGACTGGGAACTTCGGGAAATTAAGAAACAGCCAATTACCGTTGAAGAATTGGAAGAAATGTACAAGCAAACAAAATCTTATGAGGCTTTGTTCAGCAAAAAATCTACACAGATTAAATTAAGAGGTTTGAATGTAAAAGCGTTAACTGAAAATGATTTTAAAGATTTGCTATTGGATCACTATACTTTTTTAAAACGTCCGGTTTTTATTACTGATAACGCAATTTTTCTAGGAAATGACAAGAAGAATGTAGAAGCTTTGAAAGTATTGTTATCTTATCACTAG
- a CDS encoding D-2-hydroxyacid dehydrogenase, whose protein sequence is MKVLANDGLDQSGIDALTEKGFEVITTKVPQEELLDYINEHKIRTLLVRSATQVRKDIIDNCPSLEIIGRGGVGMDNIDVDYAREKGIHVINTPSASSESVAELVFAHLFSGARFLQDSNRKMPISGDTDFAGLKKAYAAGIELKGKTIGIVGMGRIGQEVAKIALGLGMRVIAADNMIGKASIKVTFYNNQFINVDIETEPLHDVLKHADFITLHVPAQKSGYMISTNEFDMMKDGVAIVNCSRGGVIDENALIAALNSGKVRFAGLDVFVGEPTPSKEILQHSKISLTPHTGASTLEAQDRIGLSLAEQISSILQIH, encoded by the coding sequence ATGAAAGTTTTAGCGAATGATGGTTTAGACCAGTCAGGAATTGATGCATTAACAGAAAAAGGATTTGAAGTAATTACCACAAAAGTACCTCAGGAAGAGCTTTTGGATTATATTAATGAGCATAAAATCCGTACTTTGTTGGTGAGAAGTGCAACACAGGTAAGAAAAGATATTATAGATAATTGCCCGTCTTTGGAAATTATCGGTAGAGGAGGAGTTGGTATGGATAATATTGATGTTGATTATGCAAGAGAAAAAGGCATTCATGTCATCAATACCCCTTCTGCGTCTTCCGAGTCGGTAGCCGAATTGGTTTTTGCACATTTGTTTTCGGGAGCCAGATTCTTACAGGATTCTAATAGAAAAATGCCTATATCTGGTGATACAGATTTCGCTGGTCTTAAAAAAGCATACGCTGCAGGAATTGAACTTAAAGGAAAAACCATCGGTATAGTCGGAATGGGAAGAATCGGTCAGGAAGTTGCAAAAATAGCTTTAGGACTGGGTATGAGAGTTATTGCAGCGGATAACATGATTGGGAAAGCGAGTATAAAAGTAACCTTTTACAATAATCAGTTTATCAATGTAGATATTGAAACAGAACCATTACACGATGTTTTAAAACATGCAGATTTTATTACTTTACACGTTCCGGCTCAAAAAAGTGGTTACATGATTTCTACTAATGAGTTTGATATGATGAAAGACGGTGTGGCAATCGTAAACTGTTCAAGAGGTGGAGTTATAGACGAAAATGCATTAATTGCAGCTTTAAATTCTGGTAAAGTAAGATTTGCAGGGCTGGATGTTTTTGTGGGAGAACCTACGCCTTCAAAAGAAATTTTGCAGCATTCCAAAATCTCTTTAACGCCGCATACGGGTGCATCTACACTAGAAGCTCAGGACAGAATTGGTCTTTCTTTGGCAGAACAGATTTCAAGTATTTTGCAAATTCATTAA